Within Nitrospira sp. MA-1, the genomic segment GTGGATATCAAATTGATCGGTTGGGGAGGTCTTGAAGAAGAAATCGAGGATTTCTTTGAACCGATGGGGATGATCTATTGCCCAAGTTGTGTAAGCAATTGTTGGATTCTGGCGTCTTTTCCGCCAAGGTCAAGGTATTTCTGGTAGTGGATTCGTGCTTGAGGAAGATCCTTCTTGTGGAATTCGTAAAAGGCACCAAGATTGAAATGGCCTTCCAGTGAATCTGGTTGCAAAGCGATTCCTGTTTGATATGCTTGTTCTGCCTCCACGAGCTGATGGTTTCCTGCGAAGAGGACTCCGAGATTGAGAAAGGCCTCGGCATCCTGAGGCTTGAGTTCGCTGACGCGTTGGAAATGTTCAATGGCCTCTGGTAGGTTCCCTTGTTGTTGGTAAAGAAATCCAAGATTGGCGTGGGCTTCCGAATTGTCAGGATTGGCCTGAATGACTTCTTGGTAAGCATGTAAGGCCTGTGAGGGTTGATTCTGCCGTTCCGCAATCCGGCCCAGCAACAACCATGCGTCTGTCTGGTGAGGGTGGTGTTCTGTCAATTGGGTAAGGAGGAGCTGTGCTTGGTCAAAATCTTGAGCTTGCATAAACCGGGTAGCTAGATGATAGAGCGCTTCTTCCTGGAAGGGTTGTTGAGTGAGAATTGTCTGGTATTCCTGAATAGCCTGATTCGTGAGTTCTCGCTTATCCAATAATTTCGCGAGTATGAGGCGGGCCTCCCAAAAACGTGGATAGATAGCGAGCGCTTGCTGAGCGGCTTTTTGAGCTTCTTCTATTTGATCTTGCTTGATAAAGAGTAACGCCAAATCATACTGCCCTTGAGCTAAATTCGGGTTGAGGCGGATGGCCTGTTGAAGGGCAGAAATTGCGCGTTCAGGTTGTTGGGTCAGTTGAAACTCCACCAAGCCATACAGGTGATGGGCTTCGGAAAAACCAGGAAATTCCTGGATGGCCTGTTCGAGTAAGGATTGGGCGGTCTTGAAGTCCTGATTTTCCACGGCTGAAAGAGCATCACGATAAAGGTTTCCCGCCTGGTGCCCCAACGCTGGCAAGGGCCAAAGGAAGATAAGGCATAGGAATATTCTTTGCCACTTCATGCGTGGCGAGAAAGTATGCGAGAAATTGCCGTGATTCGGATTGAGCATGAGGATTTTCTTTCAGTCGAAGTGTTGATCCATTGGTCGGATTCAGAAAAGCAAATCTTGAAAATTGTATCGTATTGTCTACTGATTTGCCAAAATTCGAATCAGAAAAATGGAAGAGGGAAGGGGCTCGGAGCCAGGGGATATTGTCCACCTGACAGGGAGCCCCGATCAGGGGGAAATTCATTTTTCTCAAGAGTGGGAATATTCTGCCAGTCAGGCAGAAAAGCCCTGTTTTCATGATGAAAGGCAGGGCGTGAATCACATCTTCTGGTGTGCAGATTTCAGGTTCCGTGAAGATCGGGATGAAGAGCGGAGGTAGTCGATACCAGGCTCCATCCCGATCGTTCTCCACAGAAGGAAGAAGGTTTTTCCAGGGGGTCAGGGTTCCCTATCGCACCTTCTATCCAAAAAAACAACAAGTGGTAATATTGGTCAGGATTCCTATGGGTCAGATCATAGCTGAATCACATAAAAAGGCTACCTGACGTGGAGAGAGTATAGGAATAGCCACAGAAATCGTCTACAGATCGTTGCTCATGTATGCAACACATTTCCCAATGGGTTTAGAAAATTTGTCCGTGGTCATGTGAAAATAAAAAATCTCGAAAAATCGAATAGTCAGAAAATTCGTATGTGGTCAATGGTCAATTCGTCAAAGTGTCGCGGTCGTAAATAAGGGGCCTTTGCCGCAAGGACCTTATATGAGCTTGCCGTTGGCTTTGTTCATCGGGTAAAGAATTATGCATTCACGTTTCTTCCTGTGAATGGCATAATGGATTATGACAAACAGTGTATTAGAAGACGGAGCCGGGAGGACCGTGAGGAAAAGGCTGCAGTATGGTTGGTACGTTATTAATCAAAGGAGGAAAGGCATGAGCAGTACATTCTCTACATTCATTCGAATTGTCGGTTGTGTTGGAGTATTGGGCTTTTGGGCAGTTCCGGCTGTCACATTGGCGGAAGGCGATAAACATTTGTATGAAGCGATCGGACATGCCGGTGAGGCAAAAGCTCATGGAGAAATGGGGCATGCCGGTGAAGCCACCAAGCATGCGCAGGAGGCCCTTTCGCATGCCGATGCTGCCAAGCAAGAAGGTGGCAATGCCCATGTCGGTGAGGGCATCAGTCATCTCGGCGAAGCGGTGGACCATGGCAAACAGGGACATGGCGAGGTTGCGGCCGAACATAGTGAGGAAGCCTTGAAGCACCTCCAACAGGGCCATTAGATCGTTCTCCTCTTTACCTTTTGAGAGGAAATCAAAAGGAAGGCTTGGTCAGTGGTATCTGACTCCATCCCAATCATGCTTCCGTACATATTGGATGTAGGCCAATCAGGTTGCCTTCTGCTCTGGTGAGGGGGGCACTCGGGCCTCCCTCACCCATGACCCACCTTACGAAAACCCCATTGATTAACTAGAACACCCCGATTGTCACGCCTCCATAGAACGATCGCCCATACCCGGCAAAGAACAATTGCTTATTGGCATCGGGTGTTGAGTCTGACACGACCTGGCCGGATGCCGCGTAGGTTTTATCGGCGATGTTGTTCACTTCGAAAAAGAATTTAGCAAAGCGAACCCAATCATTGTTGAAGGTAAAGGTCTTGTGAAGATTGACGTTCATAATCCAGTAGGAAGGAATTCCCACGGTATTGCCATTATTTAGAAAATAGCTATTGTAATAATTGGACTCGATCCAGGCACCCCAATCGTTTTTCGCATCATCATACATGACCTTCATGTTCAGGACATCCGAAGGGACGTTGGGGACGTCATTGCCGTCCTGTTTGACATCGGTGGCCACGCCATTCACTAGATACCGATCTGTGAAATTGATGTACTTGGCATCAATGTGGGTGTACGCACCGTGAAATTGCCAACCGGGTATTGGTCGCCAATCCGCGGACACCTCGACACCCCGATATTCCGAAGAGTCGGCATTGGTGGAGGCTGTATTCGTACCTGAAATGTTTTGCGAAATAATTTCATCGCGAAAGAAGATCCAGAATCCCACAAGTTGCATGTTGAAGGTTTCATGAAGCCTGGCTTCGTGCCCGAATTCCACGTTCACATTTTTTTGGGGCTTCAAGTCAAAATTGGAACCTGGAAGACCCGTGATGGGATTGCGAGTCAAATTGCTGAATTGCGGGATGCCATATCCGGTGGAACCTCTGATCCAATGCCGAAAGCCTTCTCGGGGCCTCCACGTCAGTGACATTTCGGGCGCCCAATTATAGTAGGTCTTTGTGGTGTTTGGACGGCTGGAGACCACCCCATTGGTATAATTAATCGTCTGGATGCTTACGATGGACTGTTCGAATCCCAGGCCGGCGGCCACGGTCCAATTCGGTAGGAAGGTCAGTTCTTCTCGGAATCGTCCCCCGACATTTCGAATGGTCCCCCGGTTATTCTGGATCAAGTTGCCTCGCGTGCCTTGACCGTCATCCAAATTCTGGAAGGTCTGACCTTCCTGTTCCATGTTGTTGATGAAGAACCCGAGATAGCTGTTTAACGGCATGCCGGCGATCTGACCGGTGTGTCGCAAATCAGTATAATGTTTCCAGTTGGTATTCACATTATCGAAAACTTGATTAAAGTACTGGTTAATATCCTTGACGTCATAATCTCCTTCTGTCGTCAAGATGAGGTTGGGTGTCAACTGCCGTTCATACATTAATCCGATAATAGTGCGGCGGTCGAGGCGAGATTGATCCCTGGCTTTCGCTCCATCTCCCGCCTGACGATCGTTTGCATTAAATTGGCTTTTGGTGAGCCGGGTCGGCACCTTCGTATCAAGCCAGTTGGTGATGGCTTTGACGTAAAGACTCTGTTTTTCGTCAATGGTGAAACGGAAATTTAAATTCAACGTCTGGGTGTTATAGCCACTGTGATCGATATACCCGTTTTCCGCGGCGTTACTGGCAAATAATGATACATCAAGATTCTTCCAGTGTTGACCGAAAGCGCCAGCCTGTTTGTTATATCCGTATGATCCTCCGGCAAAGAACCCTTCGACTCCATTGATGTCACTTCCCCGTCGGGTTTTAAAATGCACCATTCCGCCCAAGGCATAATTATCATACAGTGAGGACGCCGCCCCACGGATCACTTCAGTCGATCTCATGAACCACGGGTCTTGTATATCGAGTCGTGACAATCCGTCCGACTGCGTTTGTTGAAAACCATCTTCATAGACTTTGATATCCCGGATGGCGAATGCTGTTTTGACTCCGGAGCCTCGAATGGAAATACTGAAGTCCCTGGGGCCATTAGCCTGGCGGAGCACCACACCGGGAAGAGATTCCATGGATTCTTTCATGGTTCGGGTCGGTTGGGAATCGGTTTCCGATTGAGGGGTAGAGGACATCGTCAGGCCTTCCGGCCGTTTTAATATCCGGGTACTGACGATACTCATCTCTTCCAATGTCACCACTTCCTCCTCCTGGAGGGCCTCCTCTGTCTGGCGTTGTTCATCGGTTTGTTGGGAAACAGGTATTTGTTGTAATTCGCTCAGTTGTTTCCTGATTTCATTAAGTCGGGCATTGACGCGATCGAGTTCTCCCTCCAGGTCCTGTTGTTGCTGCAGGAGAATTTCTTCTGACGGGATAGGGCTGTCACTTGATTCAGCGAAAGTCGGAGCGGAGACACTAAGCGTTAGCGGAACGCTCAAGATTAATACGAAAAAACCCCATGGCCAATTCCATGAACGGACAGAAAGCAATCGTTTCACGAGATCATCTCCTTACAAAAAAGATAAATAAACCATGCTTAAGCCAACTTGCCTATGCATATGGCCAGCAACTAAGAATGAGGCTTATTGAAGGAATTTTCGGGTGAGATCCAGGTTCGCCCGTATAGATTATGTGGAACGAGGCGTGAATCTCCCGCAATTCACAACGGAGCCTTGAGAATCATTTAAGAGAAAAACGAAAAGAGGTTGTGTGGGGGAGCTCTAGCAGATTCGTTCGAAAGAGAAGGAAGCGAAGCCGGCAGGGAATAAAGAGAAAGCACGGCGCCAAATTCCTGGAATGGCGAATGCCAGAATGGAGAGGTGGTCAGGGAGGTTGACGAAAGCTTTCCGATGTGACAAGCCCAGTTGCAGAGAACCCCATGCAGTAGTTTCGTCTTGCTGTGATGGGATTCCGGAGAGTTGTGAGAGAGGTCCTGCACGGCCATGCAGGCCGTGGATGCCAGGAGCATGGCGAGAAACAGACTCGATGTCAGGAGGGCAATCGGTTGAAACCGCTGGTGCATCTACTTCGGGTTAAGGAGGTTGTGGATATGGGCGACCGATTCAGGGCTATCCCACTCTCTTGGCCCCATGATTCGTTGGCTCAGGTGTCCATGCGTATCCACAATCACCGTTGTGGGAAGATTTCGAACCATGAGCGCTTGAGAGAGTTCTTCCTGTTCATCCAGGAGGACATCGAAATGCAACTCGAGTTGCTGCCAAAATACTTTGATTTCTTGTGGACGAATATCGGTGGTAACCGCCAATATGGCCAACTGGTCTGGAGGAAACTTTTGACGAAGACGTTCTAACGAAGGCATTTCTTCCTTACAAGGGCCACACCAGGTTGCCCAAAAATTCAAGATGAGAACCCGACCGGCTAATTCATTGGAATGCACGGGAGTGCCCTGCAATGTACGGAGCTGGAAGGCGGGGAGCTTCTGGCTGAGATCGACTCGGCTGAGAGTGAAGGGGACCGAGGAAGGGTTCCCCATGGCAAGGGTTATTCCCAGGATTCCTGAAGCGAGCACAGAAAGCGGCGTCATGGTATTGGGTGTAATTGAGCCGTCTGCGGGGTGGGAAAAGAAAGAGGCTGGACCACCGTACTCCATGCCGGAAAAACCACTTGCTCTGACCAGGCAATGACGGCCTGTCCCGCGTCATTCAATGCCACAGCCGGACTTTTGGCTTTCTTCTCATTCACCTTATTCGGGGAACTAAATGTTTGCCCTCGGTCGAGGGAATAGGTGAACACCACTTCACGTCGCACCGGAGATTGCTCTTCCCATGAGACGAGTAGATGCCCTGCCTGATTCACGGCCAGTTGAGGATGATCCGGAAACGTGCCTTTCGACATGTTTAACAAGCGGCGGGGGGTAAAGGTTTTTCCCTGATCATCGGAATATGCCAGATATACACCGGGAGTATCATCCGGGCCTTCCGTGTACCAGGTGACATAGAGGCGTCCTTGCTGATCGACTCCCATGGTGGCGGGACGATGTGGGCAACCCTCGAAGACCCATTGATCATGGCCCACGATGACCGGGGGGGAAAACGATTTCCCGTTATCGGTCGAACGGGATACGACCGTTTCCCTGACCGCTCCGGACAAGACCTTGCGCCAGGCGAGATAGACGGTGCCATCAGAGGCAGTGGTCATATGGGTCCGGCAGCAGACACAACTGGATTCGTCAATTTTTAAATTGGGGGAAAGAGTGTGGCCCTGATCTTGGGAAACGACGGTATAGGTGGCCGGATCTTTTTTCCCTTCTCGGGCATCAAGCCAGGAAATATGAACAGAACCATTCGGGCTCACGGTCAGATTGTCAAAAGAATGGCCGGTGACGGCCTCGTCGTCGTTGATTTGAACCGGGGGAAGAAAGGTCTTGCCTCCATCAACGGATCGGCTTAGGAGAAGAAGGTTGGCAAACGGTTTTCCGCCAGCATTCGGATGAGGGGTGGTCCAGGTTAGGTAGACATCGTTGTTATGGCCTAACGCCAGCGCCGGTGGTTCATGGAGGGAAGCGGCGGGAGGATTGGAGGGATTGACTTTGGTTGGTTCGGGATACTCTTCCTGTTGAGGTGGAACCTTGAGATAGAAGACTCCCCGCTCTTCCTGCTTTTCCCCACCCCAGGCGAGGTGCAGTGTCCCGTCTGTATCCAGTTGGGCCATGGGGCCGGTGGTTTGCATGCCCTTATGGTCGATGATGTGTTTAGGTCCGGCCTGAATCATCGAGACAGATGGTTCCGCCCCGAGGGCTAAGGATACGACACCTCCCAAGCCAATCGAGAGGACCACGGAAGTGGCTCCAAAAAATACCGGTCTTAACATGGGTGCCTCCACAGATATTTGAATGTAGGATGAAAAATGACGTTCATGCTTCCTAAGCGTGAGAGAGGTTATTTCTACCAGAAGGGTGAAAGTCTACGCTACCTTAAGATGTGGAGTGCTGGCCGCAACCGCACCAGATGCCAATGCATACTACAGTTTTTCTGGAAAAGGACAAATCCGAACATTTTAAAATTGCTGGAAACGTGACAGCGAGATTGTCTTCAGACGCGTTTCTCAAGCCCAAGCCATAGGACAAGTGGAGGAATCCGGCGAATGAGTAGTTTCTCAATAAGCAGTATCGATGTCAGGGAAGCGGCAAACAAGGGAAGATAAAGACAGAAGAACAGGAGAAAGATCATG encodes:
- a CDS encoding tetratricopeptide repeat protein; amino-acid sequence: MLNPNHGNFSHTFSPRMKWQRIFLCLIFLWPLPALGHQAGNLYRDALSAVENQDFKTAQSLLEQAIQEFPGFSEAHHLYGLVEFQLTQQPERAISALQQAIRLNPNLAQGQYDLALLFIKQDQIEEAQKAAQQALAIYPRFWEARLILAKLLDKRELTNQAIQEYQTILTQQPFQEEALYHLATRFMQAQDFDQAQLLLTQLTEHHPHQTDAWLLLGRIAERQNQPSQALHAYQEVIQANPDNSEAHANLGFLYQQQGNLPEAIEHFQRVSELKPQDAEAFLNLGVLFAGNHQLVEAEQAYQTGIALQPDSLEGHFNLGAFYEFHKKDLPQARIHYQKYLDLGGKDARIQQLLTQLGQ
- the smbP gene encoding small metal-binding protein SmbP, which codes for MSSTFSTFIRIVGCVGVLGFWAVPAVTLAEGDKHLYEAIGHAGEAKAHGEMGHAGEATKHAQEALSHADAAKQEGGNAHVGEGISHLGEAVDHGKQGHGEVAAEHSEEALKHLQQGH
- a CDS encoding TonB-dependent receptor; protein product: MKRLLSVRSWNWPWGFFVLILSVPLTLSVSAPTFAESSDSPIPSEEILLQQQQDLEGELDRVNARLNEIRKQLSELQQIPVSQQTDEQRQTEEALQEEEVVTLEEMSIVSTRILKRPEGLTMSSTPQSETDSQPTRTMKESMESLPGVVLRQANGPRDFSISIRGSGVKTAFAIRDIKVYEDGFQQTQSDGLSRLDIQDPWFMRSTEVIRGAASSLYDNYALGGMVHFKTRRGSDINGVEGFFAGGSYGYNKQAGAFGQHWKNLDVSLFASNAAENGYIDHSGYNTQTLNLNFRFTIDEKQSLYVKAITNWLDTKVPTRLTKSQFNANDRQAGDGAKARDQSRLDRRTIIGLMYERQLTPNLILTTEGDYDVKDINQYFNQVFDNVNTNWKHYTDLRHTGQIAGMPLNSYLGFFINNMEQEGQTFQNLDDGQGTRGNLIQNNRGTIRNVGGRFREELTFLPNWTVAAGLGFEQSIVSIQTINYTNGVVSSRPNTTKTYYNWAPEMSLTWRPREGFRHWIRGSTGYGIPQFSNLTRNPITGLPGSNFDLKPQKNVNVEFGHEARLHETFNMQLVGFWIFFRDEIISQNISGTNTASTNADSSEYRGVEVSADWRPIPGWQFHGAYTHIDAKYINFTDRYLVNGVATDVKQDGNDVPNVPSDVLNMKVMYDDAKNDWGAWIESNYYNSYFLNNGNTVGIPSYWIMNVNLHKTFTFNNDWVRFAKFFFEVNNIADKTYAASGQVVSDSTPDANKQLFFAGYGRSFYGGVTIGVF
- a CDS encoding TlpA disulfide reductase family protein, with the translated sequence MGNPSSVPFTLSRVDLSQKLPAFQLRTLQGTPVHSNELAGRVLILNFWATWCGPCKEEMPSLERLRQKFPPDQLAILAVTTDIRPQEIKVFWQQLELHFDVLLDEQEELSQALMVRNLPTTVIVDTHGHLSQRIMGPREWDSPESVAHIHNLLNPK
- a CDS encoding sialidase family protein — translated: MLRPVFFGATSVVLSIGLGGVVSLALGAEPSVSMIQAGPKHIIDHKGMQTTGPMAQLDTDGTLHLAWGGEKQEERGVFYLKVPPQQEEYPEPTKVNPSNPPAASLHEPPALALGHNNDVYLTWTTPHPNAGGKPFANLLLLSRSVDGGKTFLPPVQINDDEAVTGHSFDNLTVSPNGSVHISWLDAREGKKDPATYTVVSQDQGHTLSPNLKIDESSCVCCRTHMTTASDGTVYLAWRKVLSGAVRETVVSRSTDNGKSFSPPVIVGHDQWVFEGCPHRPATMGVDQQGRLYVTWYTEGPDDTPGVYLAYSDDQGKTFTPRRLLNMSKGTFPDHPQLAVNQAGHLLVSWEEQSPVRREVVFTYSLDRGQTFSSPNKVNEKKAKSPAVALNDAGQAVIAWSEQVVFPAWSTVVQPLSFPTPQTAQLHPIP